Proteins encoded by one window of Acidobacteriota bacterium:
- a CDS encoding RHS repeat-associated core domain-containing protein, with amino-acid sequence MFSKVNVLTAKLIIAGMSLLPACRISDFDQETLGEVPKSEELVWNYSYDRQGNLSEIRSPGGRTLKADHRSIEPGGQVIRVTNNSGPAVEWEVDPAGRRSEMRDAIGKVVYGYDEFDRLASVRRAGLGRIGLQYDSLGRVRRLTVGESFSAENIYDFLGRLSERRTSIGRLQYRYSTAQGQVVRTLPNGVRTIWNFDNDNRLRKLTHVDAENAIIADFQYQYQPDGRIEKIEEWDRFRGKHTIRYGYDELKRLILVDSDQDGATRYDYDSAGNLISVAGPKRPFAKGSHDWAGRLVEWNGFQVQHDEAGNVIAYRADQTFAFDQSSRLVRMSFQGREVEYAYDGDGNLATRIAGGKTRRYLTLAGDEVWRPLMEEGEDGRKAYYLWDGDVPLARVVADEVTYFLPDHLGSARYRVSGSGKVGDPSRFTPFGLPEAESGLEEFLTPGFAGLFYDPSGLFYVTPERSYVPGVGRFLQPDPVHRVPLGSPHDSRYLYAGADPVNYLDRSGRFPLPAFAGIHDWAELVRRQEYATQRMIRERLLQRLKETTGAENAVGSATTQVATSYLLELEGETWRNFSEVSLNAADLYRAHRGLGPASRHMSNLANRRYAAASTLFGMLTDSVQVTTEVLRNAGISAMLINPPHYPISRTPFGWHGTGSLMGGRLRYSDSISTVAPQWWQAGSIEHRRAVRLETDFGSFSEHLHSSTPATSFLERFMMHHFPLGSYFDPASTSSVRTRRINESYRVLTSNGITRVEPAGAGSRLEPSDIGGIYLRSTGNLMEGLGDLRGISVDPESGAVMLLGKSSEFALPSLTVDDLVAVFRCVYRTGEAPFVSIDPDPENPRGPRMLVRLPDELKNTYVGWVLFHADRLMKSYSLGKDNLTRRKITTRIRDYRNLLRADSHAGGEIWERFWIRPAEVRSFRSLSGATTRFEVRLGVQTQTMVLQAGKLAPAENRASSPGAASFSRWFTKRYDEISAEALLLPPAAAGRTQPVPLFAELKRLAVLSAAAEYLHALGTPLPAWMLQHELTPVPVPGTTPSLEVETEPVLLADGTGRAIRVFGGVSLSARKKMNMSRPADPDLAHLESGLRSALEGRPDPGTLLRETSPGDDTAVWWPGTSAAAPLPLRLTETDLSIPLAGPRLRFELRRHYNSFFAPRGVFGAGPWTFDFPFLEKRPRIAAEKGGQMIIQTGYRLSSPLDSVLATFYRTGQVGQVGTHLLVPSQSDSPFLALGAGSHPVTGETTQVVFLRDGRHWHFDKHGRLAAQADPESMVVFSYGQRGRLTEIGVYVDGKRLDRIDFDYDSQGLLTSVESSGRRTKYRYADSLLELVRRDDGETRYQYKNRLVATVTTDDSAGHRFVYNSRAQLTEEILPDGSKRIYSLRRDQSGLTLQVYSPETDQVLERAYYDRAWRPLEYVGQEGARYLWRRNNGAVTLRMKTPQGGFQELGCDGDGSCSWLRGKSSKTEITRDPSGESLEFSRETMPFLRYEFLSDGRPSSLAANNTEVFFNYGRDRRLQGVLFAAPGQDRARLTRWLQLSIEPSGYRTHKISDHSGLTATFQYDQFGLSTVESNRSRLHIARGDEGLPKRIEFPGGSQQVWEFDSLKRLSKVQFISDKGSASMSFDGGRLTTVRDFNGWHAGLEYWRKDHAFKLLRSVRGEGLDLIFDYDGLGRLVRVSNGKRLSWLYEYDHKSRLRRVTLRTRSD; translated from the coding sequence ATGTTCAGTAAAGTTAATGTTTTGACGGCAAAACTGATCATTGCCGGCATGAGCCTCCTGCCGGCATGTCGGATCAGTGACTTTGATCAGGAAACCCTCGGCGAGGTGCCAAAGAGCGAAGAGCTGGTGTGGAACTACAGCTACGACCGTCAAGGGAACCTGTCCGAGATTCGCTCTCCCGGCGGTCGGACTTTAAAGGCTGACCACCGGTCTATCGAGCCGGGTGGTCAGGTGATTCGCGTAACCAACAACTCGGGGCCTGCGGTGGAATGGGAAGTCGACCCGGCCGGGCGCCGCTCGGAGATGCGCGACGCCATCGGGAAGGTTGTTTACGGGTACGACGAATTCGACCGACTCGCCAGCGTCAGGCGCGCGGGGCTCGGTCGGATCGGCCTGCAATACGATTCTCTGGGTCGGGTCCGGCGGTTGACGGTCGGCGAGAGCTTTTCCGCTGAGAACATCTACGATTTTCTGGGACGCCTTTCCGAGCGCCGAACATCGATTGGCCGACTGCAATACCGTTACTCCACCGCCCAAGGCCAAGTCGTTCGTACCTTGCCCAACGGAGTCCGCACCATATGGAACTTCGATAACGACAATCGACTTCGCAAACTGACCCACGTCGACGCTGAGAATGCGATCATCGCCGACTTTCAGTATCAGTATCAGCCCGATGGGAGGATCGAGAAGATCGAGGAATGGGATCGTTTCAGGGGGAAGCACACCATCCGATATGGCTACGATGAGCTGAAACGCCTGATCTTGGTCGACTCGGATCAGGACGGCGCCACGCGATACGACTACGATTCAGCCGGTAATCTGATCAGTGTAGCCGGCCCTAAGAGGCCTTTCGCTAAGGGATCTCACGATTGGGCGGGCCGCTTGGTCGAGTGGAACGGATTCCAAGTTCAACACGACGAGGCCGGGAATGTGATTGCATATCGCGCCGACCAGACCTTTGCCTTTGACCAGTCGAGTCGGCTCGTGCGGATGAGTTTCCAGGGGCGCGAGGTAGAATACGCCTATGATGGCGATGGAAATCTCGCCACGCGAATCGCTGGGGGCAAGACCCGCCGATATCTCACGTTGGCGGGAGATGAGGTTTGGCGCCCGCTGATGGAAGAGGGCGAGGACGGCAGAAAAGCATACTACCTCTGGGACGGCGATGTGCCGCTGGCCCGGGTCGTTGCCGACGAGGTCACCTATTTCTTGCCCGATCACCTGGGTTCAGCCCGTTACCGGGTTTCCGGTAGCGGCAAGGTGGGAGATCCCTCTCGGTTCACTCCGTTTGGCCTGCCTGAGGCGGAATCAGGCCTCGAAGAGTTTCTCACGCCCGGTTTTGCAGGCCTCTTTTACGACCCGAGTGGTCTCTTCTACGTGACCCCCGAACGCAGTTACGTGCCGGGTGTGGGCAGGTTTCTGCAGCCGGATCCAGTCCACCGCGTTCCCCTCGGCTCCCCCCACGATTCCCGCTATCTCTACGCGGGCGCGGATCCGGTCAACTACCTGGACCGGTCGGGTCGCTTCCCCCTACCGGCATTCGCCGGCATTCACGACTGGGCCGAGTTGGTTCGGCGCCAAGAGTACGCAACCCAGCGGATGATCCGCGAGCGTCTGCTCCAACGGCTCAAGGAAACAACTGGAGCGGAAAACGCCGTGGGCTCGGCTACGACCCAGGTAGCGACATCCTATCTGCTTGAATTAGAAGGAGAAACTTGGCGGAATTTCAGCGAGGTTTCGCTGAATGCCGCCGACCTATATCGCGCCCATCGGGGGCTTGGCCCCGCGAGTCGGCACATGTCGAATCTGGCAAACCGCCGCTATGCTGCCGCTTCTACGCTTTTCGGCATGTTGACAGATAGCGTGCAAGTAACGACCGAGGTTCTTAGAAACGCCGGCATCTCGGCGATGCTCATCAACCCTCCTCACTATCCAATTTCTCGAACTCCCTTTGGCTGGCATGGCACGGGGTCGTTAATGGGAGGTCGTCTCCGCTATTCCGACAGCATATCGACGGTGGCGCCTCAATGGTGGCAGGCCGGGAGTATTGAACATCGACGCGCCGTCCGACTTGAGACCGATTTCGGCAGCTTCAGCGAACATCTGCACTCATCGACTCCCGCTACCAGCTTCCTTGAGCGTTTCATGATGCATCACTTTCCCTTGGGCTCCTACTTTGATCCCGCTTCGACATCTTCGGTCCGGACACGAAGGATCAACGAAAGCTATCGCGTCCTAACCTCGAACGGAATCACACGAGTTGAACCGGCAGGGGCTGGAAGCCGGCTGGAACCGTCCGATATAGGCGGCATCTATCTCCGAAGTACGGGAAACCTTATGGAAGGACTAGGAGATCTCAGGGGCATCAGCGTCGATCCCGAGAGCGGAGCGGTGATGCTTCTCGGCAAGTCGTCCGAGTTCGCGCTTCCCTCGCTGACCGTCGACGATCTTGTCGCGGTGTTTCGGTGCGTCTATCGGACGGGCGAGGCTCCTTTTGTCTCCATTGACCCTGATCCCGAGAACCCCCGAGGACCACGAATGCTGGTCAGACTGCCCGACGAGCTCAAGAACACCTATGTCGGCTGGGTTCTGTTTCACGCTGACCGGTTGATGAAATCGTATAGTCTTGGCAAAGACAATCTGACTCGCCGCAAGATCACGACCAGGATCCGAGACTATCGAAACCTGTTGAGAGCCGACTCGCACGCAGGCGGCGAGATCTGGGAACGTTTTTGGATTCGTCCGGCCGAAGTGCGAAGCTTTCGTTCCTTGTCCGGAGCCACGACTCGCTTTGAGGTGCGCCTGGGAGTGCAAACCCAGACGATGGTGCTGCAGGCGGGCAAACTGGCGCCCGCTGAGAACCGGGCTTCGTCTCCTGGAGCGGCCTCCTTTTCGCGCTGGTTCACGAAGCGTTATGACGAGATTTCAGCGGAGGCGCTGCTGCTGCCCCCAGCCGCCGCAGGACGGACCCAACCGGTCCCCCTCTTCGCCGAGTTGAAGCGGTTGGCCGTACTGTCGGCAGCGGCCGAATATCTTCACGCCCTCGGGACTCCCCTGCCTGCATGGATGCTCCAGCATGAGCTGACCCCAGTACCGGTTCCAGGGACCACTCCCTCCCTGGAGGTGGAAACTGAGCCGGTCTTGCTGGCTGACGGCACCGGTCGTGCCATCCGGGTTTTCGGGGGCGTGAGCCTCTCGGCTCGGAAAAAGATGAACATGTCACGGCCTGCAGATCCCGATCTGGCGCACCTGGAGTCAGGCCTGAGGTCGGCGCTGGAAGGTAGACCCGACCCCGGGACGCTGCTCCGGGAGACCAGCCCTGGAGACGACACGGCGGTTTGGTGGCCGGGCACAAGTGCAGCCGCACCGTTGCCGCTGCGGCTGACTGAGACTGATCTGTCGATTCCCCTGGCCGGACCCAGGCTGCGCTTCGAACTTCGGAGACACTACAATTCCTTTTTCGCGCCCCGGGGCGTTTTCGGGGCTGGCCCGTGGACGTTCGACTTCCCCTTCCTAGAGAAGCGACCGAGGATTGCGGCGGAAAAAGGGGGGCAGATGATCATCCAGACAGGCTACCGCCTGAGCTCTCCGCTTGACTCGGTACTCGCGACTTTTTACCGGACCGGACAGGTTGGTCAGGTGGGCACTCACTTATTGGTTCCCTCCCAAAGCGACTCTCCCTTCCTGGCCCTGGGAGCGGGTTCGCATCCCGTTACCGGTGAGACGACCCAAGTTGTTTTTCTTCGCGACGGACGACACTGGCACTTTGACAAGCATGGGCGCCTCGCGGCCCAGGCAGACCCGGAGTCGATGGTCGTCTTCTCTTACGGCCAGCGCGGTCGTCTGACGGAAATCGGCGTCTACGTCGATGGAAAGCGCCTGGATCGGATCGATTTCGACTACGACTCGCAAGGACTGCTGACCAGCGTCGAGTCAAGCGGCAGGCGCACCAAATACCGATATGCCGATAGCCTCCTGGAACTGGTGCGGAGAGATGACGGCGAAACCCGATACCAATACAAGAACCGCCTGGTCGCGACGGTCACAACCGATGATTCAGCCGGGCACCGTTTTGTCTATAACTCGCGTGCACAGTTGACCGAGGAAATCCTTCCGGATGGATCCAAGCGAATCTACTCTCTGCGGCGTGATCAGTCCGGCCTGACTCTGCAAGTCTACTCGCCCGAGACTGACCAGGTCTTGGAGCGAGCTTACTACGACCGAGCCTGGCGACCACTGGAATATGTCGGCCAAGAGGGGGCGCGTTACCTCTGGCGAAGGAACAATGGGGCGGTCACACTGCGAATGAAAACGCCTCAGGGCGGCTTTCAGGAACTGGGTTGCGATGGAGACGGAAGTTGTTCATGGCTTCGGGGCAAGAGTTCCAAGACGGAGATCACCCGCGATCCTAGCGGGGAGTCGCTGGAGTTTAGTAGGGAAACCATGCCGTTCCTGCGCTACGAGTTTCTGTCGGATGGGCGCCCCAGCTCTTTGGCAGCCAACAATACCGAAGTCTTTTTCAACTATGGCCGCGATCGTCGTCTCCAAGGGGTGCTCTTTGCGGCCCCGGGACAGGATCGCGCTCGGCTGACCCGCTGGCTGCAACTCTCGATCGAGCCATCAGGTTATCGCACACACAAAATATCAGACCACTCCGGGCTCACCGCCACGTTTCAATACGACCAGTTTGGGCTCTCAACAGTCGAGAGCAACCGCAGCCGACTTCACATCGCTCGGGGCGACGAGGGGCTTCCCAAGAGGATCGAGTTCCCTGGAGGAAGCCAACAAGTCTGGGAGTTCGACTCCCTTAAGCGTCTCTCAAAAGTTCAATTCATCAGCGATAAAGGCAGCGCTTCCATGTCGTTCGATGGTGGGCGGCTCACTACGGTTCGTGATTTCAATGGCTGGCATGCAGGGCTCGAATACTGGCGAAAGGATCATGCTTTCAAGCTTCTGCGATCAGTGCGGGGAGAGGGACTTGACCTCATTTTTGACTATGACGGATTAGGGCGGCTCGTCCGAGTCTCTAACGGAAAACGCCTTAGCTGGCTATACGAGTATGATCACAAGAGTCGCCTCCGGCGCGTAACGTTGCGCACCCGATCCGATTGA
- a CDS encoding CHAT domain-containing tetratricopeptide repeat protein — MKCRKIIKAAAIRRANAVLAAAGLVHALAACGILAQPPMLQPDQTVEGEVGAEGRNYRLEMQAGEAVHLILEQLGTDLVLTVASPSGQVQASDRADRHQMKEQVWWVADATGGHEITINAKSAPSQGETQFRLTVGKIQTEPDTLSRFGQLTKAAHLTQESLRLEREEEKHAEAVEVALEAEKMWLQLQEPVERAQNLSWLARLAFTLSQLDRSEQSAQAALRLWTELGNRYEQAYMFQLLGSIAFGRFAPQQAVEPFEKALLLADKDKDLSLYAIIRFGLGTVLLMTDVSRGLKLLHEARESFSEAGDCEMEKRTLGQIMLAYGALRAPERVEEYEQALARLQEDCTASLPTGIIEEADQIKIELSHLSPEQKDFQVKSDQLLARIESHLERVREVLPQSILEGEALLFKGTLLLEKKRFQRALETLLEAEESWRKLAGSRLKLALWTHPVIGHAYLKLDMLDAAEERFRQLLRQEQGDNLTGRALSFLGLARVHHRRNQFLHAEEMARAAIDIRESIRHEIPGPSLRAAYTATTREFYETYLKILIEQPRSPARDGKIWKTSEEARARSLYEILRQPAADRLRQRVPSPLDRRRRIQEQIAAAQVELFRARSDDSSADGVRELQEKLRGLHLERHELDEKTWTRDTLHMAEPELPLSQVRERLLDEHSALLEYFLGFDAAYLFVVTQEDFTVLELNDRQAIRQQEKLFFEALRHGGRSRRGAYALFGRSVFDILVEPAAKFLQGKTRLIVVPDAELHRLAFQALLTDGAAAAIQQLPYQDWPFLVKRFEVQTTPSAAVLDTLSSRPRPTSSPHLTVFADPDYPDTDTDPFQSGGRWRLPRFQHGREEVKRLKQTLEGTDWGFTPLVGPKVRESNLKQHLDVHRATHLHISVHGVADDRSPDYSRLIFPLPEAGDGGEDGLFQVFEVWDQAWEPQVVVLSACDTGRGPTVRGEGVMSLSRAFLSRSPSVVMTLWGVLERPSIELLVRFYHYHVREKRDVGESLRKAQLELIAQDALAAEPHYWAAFTLHGRS; from the coding sequence ATGAAATGTCGCAAGATCATCAAGGCCGCCGCGATCAGGCGGGCAAATGCTGTGCTGGCAGCGGCTGGGTTAGTGCATGCTCTGGCTGCTTGCGGCATTCTCGCCCAGCCACCCATGCTACAGCCCGACCAAACCGTGGAGGGAGAGGTCGGGGCGGAGGGGCGAAATTATCGTCTGGAGATGCAAGCCGGGGAGGCGGTGCATCTGATACTGGAGCAGTTGGGAACTGATCTCGTCCTCACCGTCGCCAGCCCATCAGGACAGGTTCAGGCAAGCGATCGAGCGGACCGCCATCAGATGAAGGAACAAGTCTGGTGGGTCGCCGATGCGACCGGTGGTCACGAGATCACGATCAATGCCAAATCGGCACCGTCCCAAGGGGAGACCCAATTTCGGCTGACTGTCGGCAAGATTCAAACCGAACCGGATACCCTGAGCCGATTCGGGCAACTGACCAAGGCGGCACACCTGACCCAGGAATCCCTGCGGCTGGAGCGAGAAGAGGAGAAGCACGCCGAGGCGGTCGAAGTGGCCCTGGAAGCCGAAAAAATGTGGCTTCAGCTTCAAGAGCCGGTCGAAAGGGCGCAAAACTTGAGCTGGCTCGCCAGGCTGGCATTCACCCTCAGCCAGCTTGACCGCTCGGAACAGTCCGCTCAAGCCGCCCTGAGGCTTTGGACCGAACTGGGAAACCGCTATGAACAGGCATACATGTTTCAACTGCTGGGTTCCATTGCTTTTGGGAGGTTTGCGCCCCAGCAGGCAGTCGAACCTTTTGAGAAGGCATTGTTGCTCGCTGACAAGGACAAGGATCTTTCCCTTTATGCGATCATTCGGTTCGGTCTCGGCACGGTTCTTCTGATGACCGACGTGAGCAGAGGCCTGAAGCTGCTGCACGAGGCCCGCGAAAGTTTCTCCGAGGCAGGCGACTGCGAGATGGAGAAGCGGACCTTGGGACAGATCATGCTGGCTTACGGCGCCCTGCGCGCGCCGGAAAGGGTCGAGGAATATGAACAGGCCCTGGCCCGGCTCCAAGAGGACTGCACCGCCTCTCTTCCTACAGGAATCATCGAAGAAGCTGACCAGATCAAAATCGAACTCAGTCATCTGAGCCCCGAACAGAAAGACTTTCAGGTGAAATCAGATCAGCTTCTCGCCCGAATCGAAAGCCATCTGGAGCGGGTCAGAGAGGTTTTGCCCCAATCCATACTCGAGGGAGAAGCCCTTCTTTTCAAGGGCACACTGCTGCTGGAAAAAAAACGTTTCCAGCGCGCGCTGGAGACGCTCTTGGAGGCTGAGGAGAGTTGGCGAAAACTAGCGGGTTCCCGACTCAAGCTCGCTCTCTGGACCCACCCGGTCATCGGCCACGCCTACCTGAAACTGGACATGCTGGATGCAGCCGAGGAGCGGTTCAGACAGCTCCTCCGGCAAGAACAAGGGGACAACCTCACCGGACGAGCCCTTTCCTTTCTGGGACTGGCCAGAGTCCACCACCGGCGGAACCAATTCCTGCACGCCGAGGAGATGGCTCGGGCGGCGATCGATATCCGGGAATCGATCCGACACGAAATACCGGGACCGTCGCTTCGCGCGGCTTATACCGCGACAACGCGGGAATTCTACGAAACTTACCTGAAGATCTTGATCGAGCAACCCCGGTCTCCGGCGCGCGATGGCAAAATTTGGAAGACGAGTGAAGAAGCTCGCGCGCGAAGCCTTTACGAGATTCTCCGGCAGCCCGCAGCGGATCGTCTGCGGCAACGGGTTCCCTCCCCGCTGGATCGGCGCCGAAGAATCCAAGAACAGATCGCAGCGGCACAGGTTGAACTCTTTCGGGCGCGCAGCGATGACAGCTCGGCCGATGGCGTCCGGGAATTACAGGAAAAGCTGAGGGGACTTCACCTGGAGCGGCACGAGTTGGATGAGAAGACTTGGACTCGGGACACTCTTCATATGGCCGAGCCCGAGTTGCCTTTGTCTCAGGTCAGAGAACGGCTCCTGGACGAACACTCCGCCTTGTTGGAGTATTTTCTCGGTTTCGACGCAGCTTACTTGTTCGTGGTCACGCAAGAAGATTTTACGGTCCTCGAATTGAATGATCGCCAAGCGATCCGCCAACAAGAAAAGCTGTTCTTTGAAGCTCTTCGCCACGGTGGGCGGAGCCGCCGAGGGGCCTATGCGCTTTTTGGCCGATCAGTCTTCGACATTCTGGTCGAGCCGGCGGCGAAGTTCCTCCAAGGCAAGACCCGGCTCATCGTGGTGCCGGACGCAGAGCTGCACCGCTTAGCGTTTCAAGCCCTGTTGACTGACGGGGCGGCAGCGGCGATTCAACAGCTCCCCTATCAAGATTGGCCCTTTCTCGTCAAGAGGTTCGAGGTCCAGACGACACCCTCAGCCGCCGTCCTGGACACGCTCTCCAGTCGTCCGCGGCCAACCTCCTCTCCTCACTTGACGGTATTCGCCGACCCAGACTACCCCGATACGGACACCGATCCCTTCCAGTCCGGCGGGAGATGGCGTTTGCCCAGGTTTCAACACGGTCGTGAGGAAGTAAAGCGGCTGAAACAAACCCTGGAAGGCACGGACTGGGGGTTTACACCCCTTGTTGGTCCTAAAGTACGCGAATCTAATTTGAAACAACACCTCGACGTTCACCGCGCTACTCATCTGCATATTTCCGTGCACGGCGTGGCGGACGACCGCAGCCCAGATTACTCCCGCCTGATTTTCCCCCTGCCGGAAGCAGGAGACGGCGGCGAGGATGGCCTTTTTCAGGTATTCGAAGTCTGGGATCAGGCCTGGGAGCCGCAGGTGGTTGTACTTTCGGCCTGCGACACGGGCCGGGGACCCACGGTTAGGGGCGAGGGCGTTATGAGTCTGAGCCGAGCCTTCTTGAGTCGCTCGCCGTCCGTCGTGATGACCTTGTGGGGCGTACTGGAACGACCTAGCATTGAATTGCTGGTGCGCTTTTACCATTACCATGTCCGAGAAAAACGCGATGTCGGCGAGTCGCTGCGGAAGGCACAACTGGAATTAATCGCCCAAGACGCGCTGGCCGCTGAGCCTCACTATTGGGCCGCCTTTACCCTCCACGGGCGGTCCTAG
- a CDS encoding zf-HC2 domain-containing protein, with the protein MEESLSGEHIEARELIAWLEKRIAPDREEIVEKHLRDCDDCRQRAIEAKAADALSDTDEFARLAVERLEEKARQDPSAESRVEALVEHLRHSKGRRRQSILALEAWSRLRRRRQDIDGALELQREAAQLREGTSDRGEDYLAAINELAGLYLEKGDSEEADVWIAKAEAALDRLQPAQQLHTPPTNAHVGKADLILYYEGELSAVEAGRIAAHLDACPACREKSGRIKQPAAVVESGPKYWHRALPIAAALVLGFALGIAVLSWPSVTPPAIRAGAQVYDLFPADFVRRDPQVRITQIPTDVSAVVLLNGLTLTGEAASFDVAVRDREERRTYYKKPLVLDQNGSGWVIFEEASLSPGDYWVIVSQNGEIVARFPFAVVP; encoded by the coding sequence ATGGAAGAATCGCTGTCTGGTGAACATATCGAAGCGCGGGAGTTGATCGCTTGGCTTGAAAAGCGTATCGCGCCGGACCGTGAGGAGATCGTCGAAAAACATCTCAGGGATTGTGACGACTGCCGTCAGCGCGCCATTGAAGCGAAGGCGGCGGACGCGCTTTCCGATACGGACGAGTTCGCGCGCTTGGCGGTCGAAAGACTGGAGGAAAAGGCCCGTCAAGATCCTTCGGCGGAAAGCCGGGTAGAAGCCCTGGTGGAACATCTGCGCCATTCGAAGGGACGGCGGCGCCAGTCCATCCTGGCGCTCGAGGCTTGGAGCCGCTTGCGGCGGCGGCGGCAGGATATCGACGGCGCCCTCGAGTTGCAGCGCGAAGCCGCGCAACTGCGCGAAGGAACGAGCGATAGGGGCGAAGACTACTTGGCCGCAATCAATGAGCTGGCGGGCCTTTATTTGGAGAAAGGGGACAGCGAGGAGGCGGATGTCTGGATAGCCAAAGCCGAGGCCGCCTTAGACCGTCTTCAACCGGCACAGCAGCTTCACACACCGCCCACAAACGCCCATGTGGGAAAGGCGGATTTGATCCTTTATTACGAGGGCGAACTGTCTGCGGTTGAGGCCGGCCGCATCGCGGCCCATCTCGATGCCTGCCCCGCCTGCCGGGAGAAGTCCGGGCGGATCAAGCAACCGGCAGCGGTCGTTGAGTCCGGGCCTAAGTACTGGCATCGCGCCCTTCCGATCGCCGCAGCACTCGTGTTGGGCTTTGCCCTGGGCATCGCCGTGCTTAGCTGGCCGTCGGTCACCCCGCCGGCGATCCGAGCGGGAGCACAAGTTTACGACCTTTTTCCAGCCGACTTCGTGCGGCGAGATCCCCAGGTGCGGATTACTCAGATACCGACTGACGTATCGGCGGTTGTGCTCCTGAATGGACTTACCCTGACCGGCGAGGCAGCGTCGTTCGACGTGGCGGTCCGAGACCGGGAGGAGCGGCGAACCTACTACAAGAAGCCTCTCGTCCTGGACCAGAACGGGTCGGGATGGGTTATCTTCGAGGAAGCATCGCTTTCACCGGGAGACTACTGGGTGATCGTGTCGCAGAACGGTGAGATTGTCGCTCGATTCCCTTTTGCAGTTGTTCCATAG